One region of Solanum pennellii chromosome 6, SPENNV200 genomic DNA includes:
- the LOC107021183 gene encoding uncharacterized protein LOC107021183, whose protein sequence is MATRFPATTQSRVVATSSGEPKVEYPVSVSTRKWQVVTQRRRKSSRIKATDSDSFLEMWKRAMERERKSAEFKRIAENIAPPEVEESPEILEKKTQEFNKILQVSPEERDRVQSMQIIDRAAAALAAAKALIEENPLPRKDDDEADKSKKQGATGNVISIVPRSGTMMGTPGPSFWSWIPPSDSSFDDIQMKSDVSLSPDPPSPVIEKERSPDFLSIPFQSATIDKKHSPPLPPLQSYLEVENLEDSSSTPEIPQQVEERELGILFSANAAEAAHALKQEGEASSEGINPDGSRWWKQTGTERRADGVVCKWTLTRGVSADKTVEWEDKYWEAADEFGHKELGSEKSGRDAAGNVWHEFWKESMWQNGGLVHMEKTADKWGRNDKGEEWHEKWWEHYGAGGQAEKWAHKWCSIDPNTPLDAGHAHVWHERWGEKYDGKGGSIKYTDKWAERFEGDGWSKWGDKWDENFDLNGHGVKQGETWWAGKHGERWNRTWGEGHNGSGWVHKYGKSSDGEHWDTHVNEETWYERFPHFGFYHCFQNSVQLREVKRPSDWP, encoded by the exons ATGGCGACTCGTTTCCCGGCAACTACTCAGTCACGCGTCGTCGCGACGAGCTCCGGCGAACCCAAAGTAGAATACCCAGTTTCCGTTTCGACCAGAAAATGGCAAGTAGTAACACAAAGGAGAAGGAAGAGTTCAAGAATCAAAGCTACAGATTCAGATTCATTCTTGGAAATGTGGAAAAGAGCAATGGAACGTGAGAGAAAGTCAGCTGAGTTCAAAAGAATAGCTGAGAACATTGCTCCTCCTGAAGTGGAAGAAAGCCCTGAGATATTGGAGAAGAAGACCCAGGAATTCAACAAGATTCTTCAAGTTTCTCCTGAAGAAAGAGATAGAGTTCAAAGTATGCAGATCATTGATCGTGCTGCTGCTGCTCTTGCTGCCGCCAAAGCATTGATTGAGGAGAATCCATTGCCTCGAAAGGATGATGATGAGGCTgataaaagtaaaaaacaag GAGCGACGGGAAATGTCATTTCCATTGTGCCTCGATCTGGAACTATGATGGGAACACCAGGTCCAAGCTTCTGGTCCTGGATACCTCCTTCAGACAGTTCTTTTGATGACATTCAGATGAAGTCAGATGTCTCTCTGTCTCCCGACCCACCAAGCCCTGTTATAGAGAAAGAACGATCTCCAGATTTTCTATCTATCCCATTTCAGAGTGCTACGATTGATAAAAAACATAGTCCTCCTCTTCCACCGCTTCAGTCttatttggaagttgaaaattTGGAAGATTCCAGCTCAACGCCTGAGATACCTCAGCAGGTGGAGGAACGTGAACTTGGCATTCTGTTCTCTGCAAATGCAGCAGAAGCAGCTCATGCCCTTAAGCAGGAAGGCGAGGCATCATCCGAGGGAATCAATCCTGATGGATCAAGATGGTGGAAGCAGACTGGGACTGAACGACGAGCTGACGGGGTGGTCTGCAAGTGGACGCTAACCAGGGGCGTTAGTGCTGACAAAACTGTTGAATGGGAAGACAAGTATTGGGAAGCTGCTGATGAATTTGGTCATAAGGAACTAGGTTCTGAGAAATCAGGACGAGATGCTGCTGGAAATGTATGGCATGAGTTCTGGAAAGAATCAATGTGGCAG AATGGTGGGCTTGTCCACATGGAGAAAACTGCAGATAAGTGGGGAAGGAATGATAaaggtgaggaatggcatgagAAATGGTGGGAGCACTATGGTGCTGGTGGCCAAGCGGAGAAATGGGCCCATAAGTGGTGCAGCATTGATCCAAATACACCCCTTGATGCTGGTCATGCTCATGTTTGGCACGAAAG GTGGGGTGAGAAGTATGATGGAAAAGGCGGCAGCAtaaaatatactgataaatgggcCGAGCGCTTTGAAGGAGATGGTTGGTCAAAATGGGGTGATAAATGGGACGAGAACTTTGATCTAAATGGCCATGGCGTGAAGCAAGGGGAGACATGGTGGGCAGGAAAACATGGAGAACGGTGGAATCGTACTTGGGGAGAGGGCCACAATGGTTCAGGATGGGTTCACAAGTATGGAAAGAGCAGCGATGGGGAGCACTGGGACACTCATGTAAACGAAGAAACATGGTACGAGAGATTCCCTCATTTTGGTTTCTACCATTGTTTTCAGAATTCAGTCCAACTCCGTGAAGTCAAGAGACCTTCTGATTGGCCATGA